A DNA window from Moorella thermoacetica contains the following coding sequences:
- a CDS encoding sugar transferase gives MRWTKVVKIAGDLFLVNFSFWLAFWLRFGGSIPAVNWHAYRTISIWITLAAFVLFYSYGLYVGGRYRWIEIFAALVWVVALTILSGLGISYMLQKYAFPRSVFLLTAPIQLALLSIWRYAVWRFSIWLQGTLTLVVIGPTETACQRAREVTREDNRLYQVAGLVVEGGSTTSEIEFPVLGTYHELPQALDASRPGAVLFCDGIPLEYREMMLKEIMARNLPAFIVPDIYEIFLAQARLGQLDGIPVFRVDGFIAVPSRAWKRAFDIALSLCLSIIAIPLILLAALAIKIESPGGPVFYRQQRVGQGGRVFQLIKLRTMVPDAEKITGPVLATDKDPRITRVGRILRATRIDELPQLWNVLKGEMSFIGPRPERPFFVEQFKKEVPGYDWRHQLKVGITGLAQVQGRYSTTPADKLRYDLLYAKTISPLSDAQILLHTLKVMLMRDKAS, from the coding sequence TTGCGCTGGACAAAGGTGGTAAAAATAGCCGGGGATCTTTTTTTAGTTAACTTCAGCTTCTGGTTGGCTTTCTGGCTCCGCTTCGGCGGCAGCATTCCTGCTGTCAACTGGCACGCCTACCGGACGATCTCCATCTGGATTACCCTGGCGGCCTTTGTCCTTTTTTACAGCTACGGGCTCTACGTCGGCGGCCGTTACCGCTGGATAGAGATCTTTGCCGCCCTGGTCTGGGTGGTGGCTTTGACTATCCTCAGCGGCCTGGGCATTTCATACATGCTGCAAAAGTATGCCTTCCCCCGCTCGGTATTTCTCCTGACTGCACCTATCCAGCTCGCGCTTTTGAGTATCTGGCGGTATGCTGTGTGGCGCTTTTCTATCTGGTTACAGGGTACCCTCACGCTGGTTGTCATTGGTCCTACAGAGACAGCCTGTCAGCGGGCGCGGGAGGTTACCCGGGAAGACAATCGCCTTTATCAGGTGGCGGGTCTGGTAGTCGAGGGCGGTTCGACAACGTCTGAGATAGAGTTTCCAGTGCTGGGAACTTATCATGAACTTCCTCAAGCCCTTGATGCCAGCCGGCCCGGAGCGGTACTATTTTGCGATGGGATTCCCTTGGAATATCGCGAAATGATGCTGAAAGAAATTATGGCTCGTAATCTGCCCGCTTTCATAGTTCCTGATATCTATGAAATCTTTTTAGCCCAGGCCCGCCTGGGACAGCTCGACGGCATCCCTGTTTTTCGGGTGGACGGCTTTATAGCTGTGCCTTCGCGCGCCTGGAAGCGGGCCTTCGATATTGCTTTGTCCTTATGTCTATCCATAATAGCCATACCCCTGATTTTGCTGGCGGCCCTGGCGATTAAGATTGAATCTCCCGGCGGACCGGTATTTTACCGCCAGCAGCGGGTGGGCCAGGGTGGTCGGGTGTTCCAGTTGATCAAACTGCGAACCATGGTACCTGATGCGGAGAAGATTACCGGCCCGGTACTGGCCACCGATAAGGACCCGCGTATTACCAGGGTGGGCCGGATTCTAAGGGCCACTCGTATTGACGAACTACCCCAGCTCTGGAATGTTCTCAAAGGGGAGATGAGCTTCATCGGCCCCCGGCCGGAACGCCCTTTCTTTGTAGAGCAATTCAAGAAAGAAGTGCCGGGCTACGACTGGCGCCATCAGTTGAAGGTGGGTATCACCGGCCTGGCCCAGGTCCAGGGGCGCTACAGCACCACTCCGGCCGATAAACTTCGTTACGACCTGCTCTATGCTAAAACCATCTCACCTTTAAGCGACGCCCAGATTCTTTTACATACCCTGAAAGTCATGCTCATGCGGGACAAAGCATCATAG
- a CDS encoding glycosyltransferase family 4 protein, whose amino-acid sequence MQTPRLQRVLICRSNPVAPDPRVEKLAEALCKANYEVLVLAWDRTGQLPREEERSGYRIVRFSHISPYGSGLKNIFKQLSWQFFLLRRLIQEGQGLALIHICDFDTLLPCLLSKALGGKRIIYDIFDLYADSRRNIPTLIRKLLHVLEFKALEWVDAVILADESRREQIAGTRPRRLITIYNSPPDVLDTLRRNGPPPRLTELYLVYVGLLQVERGLLEMMEILGRHPEWHLDLAGLGGGDEERILGLARSLPNVTWHGPIIYKRALKLSYAADVLIATYDPTIPNHRYSSPNKVFEAMMLAKPVVVARNTGIDRLVEKINCGLVVPYGDVAALEAALIRLARDPALRQQLGENGRRAYEEKYSWNLMRERLLALYRELSI is encoded by the coding sequence ATGCAAACACCACGCTTGCAGCGAGTACTAATATGTCGTTCAAATCCGGTGGCCCCTGATCCGCGGGTAGAAAAACTAGCTGAAGCTTTGTGCAAGGCGAACTATGAAGTTCTAGTGTTAGCATGGGATCGTACAGGGCAGTTGCCTCGTGAAGAAGAACGTTCGGGATATCGGATAGTACGGTTTTCTCATATCTCTCCTTATGGGTCGGGGTTGAAAAATATTTTTAAACAACTATCCTGGCAATTTTTCCTCTTGCGAAGGCTCATCCAGGAGGGACAGGGCTTGGCTCTCATCCATATTTGTGATTTCGATACCCTTCTCCCATGCTTGCTGAGCAAGGCTCTTGGTGGCAAACGTATCATTTACGATATTTTTGACCTTTACGCGGATAGTAGGCGTAACATACCTACCCTTATACGCAAGTTGCTTCACGTGCTTGAATTTAAAGCTCTTGAATGGGTCGATGCCGTTATTCTTGCAGATGAAAGCCGCAGGGAGCAAATCGCCGGAACTAGACCTCGCCGGCTTATCACAATCTACAACAGTCCCCCAGATGTATTAGATACCTTGAGGCGGAACGGACCACCCCCCCGTCTGACGGAGCTTTACCTAGTTTACGTCGGTCTCCTTCAAGTAGAACGGGGACTTTTAGAGATGATGGAAATACTTGGCCGTCATCCGGAATGGCATTTGGATCTGGCCGGTCTTGGCGGGGGTGATGAAGAACGCATTCTGGGCTTAGCTCGCTCGCTTCCCAACGTTACCTGGCATGGACCAATTATCTATAAGCGAGCCCTGAAGTTAAGTTATGCTGCTGATGTCCTGATCGCTACCTATGACCCAACCATACCCAACCATCGCTACTCCAGCCCGAATAAAGTTTTTGAGGCTATGATGCTGGCTAAACCTGTTGTAGTAGCCCGAAACACGGGCATAGACCGTCTTGTTGAGAAGATTAATTGCGGCCTAGTCGTACCGTACGGGGATGTGGCGGCCCTCGAAGCAGCACTTATTCGCCTAGCCCGGGACCCGGCTTTACGGCAGCAGCTAGGGGAAAACGGGAGGCGGGCTTATGAGGAAAAATACAGTTGGAATTTGATGCGCGAGCGTCTGCTTGCGTTATATAGGGAGTTATCCATTTAA
- a CDS encoding WYL domain-containing protein: MPAGQWVAFDVGTDNVHHCGSRPTITPPAVSAVAATLDTGTVTASPVVATSSEQIRALLKKALQEHRCVHLNYYTASRKALTDRVVEPLALEPGDWGGTILRAYCRWRQDIRSFALSNIRRAELLEETFSPRSLPQSQPITIYRTSISGRASIQASSKTPSTASESTGCIWWLIVVGVVLLWLLFGSR; encoded by the coding sequence ATGCCCGCAGGTCAGTGGGTGGCCTTTGATGTGGGCACGGACAATGTACATCACTGTGGCTCCAGGCCTACCATCACTCCACCGGCCGTATCCGCGGTAGCGGCAACGCTGGATACCGGAACCGTGACCGCCAGCCCGGTAGTTGCCACGAGTTCAGAGCAAATCCGGGCGCTCTTAAAAAAGGCGCTGCAGGAACACCGCTGTGTGCATCTGAACTATTACACGGCCTCCAGGAAAGCGCTTACCGACCGGGTGGTGGAGCCGCTGGCGCTGGAACCAGGGGACTGGGGTGGTACCATCCTTCGGGCGTACTGTCGCTGGCGCCAGGATATTCGGTCGTTTGCCCTCTCTAATATCCGGCGGGCGGAGCTGCTGGAGGAGACGTTTTCACCGCGCTCACTTCCACAGTCCCAGCCTATCACTATTTATCGAACGTCGATTTCTGGCCGGGCTTCAATTCAAGCAAGCAGCAAGACACCATCTACAGCCTCAGAATCTACGGGTTGTATTTGGTGGTTGATAGTGGTTGGAGTAGTCCTTTTGTGGCTGCTCTTTGGCAGCCGGTGA
- the galE gene encoding UDP-glucose 4-epimerase GalE gives MAKVLVTGGAGYIGSHVVKALGERGYRVLTYDSLVTGHPWAVLYGDLVVGDLLDAAKLEAVIRDFRPDAVMHFAAHIVVPESVAQPLKYYINNVQGTLNLLACMQKSGVNKLIFSSSAAVYGIPERIPVPEEAPLHPINPYGHSKAMVERILQDLSAAGGITYVSLRYFNVAGADRDGRIGEGKEDATHLITLATRTAAGKRPYLSVFGTDYPTPDGTCIRDYIHVEDLAAAHVLALEYLLDGGKSEVFNCGYGRGYSVLEVIAAAKKVTGVDFPVRYEGRRPGDPPALVADARKIRERLGWVPAYDNLEGIIYSAWQWERKRNSVPARPATISTRR, from the coding sequence ATGGCTAAGGTACTGGTTACCGGCGGGGCGGGATATATCGGCAGCCACGTGGTGAAGGCTCTAGGGGAGAGGGGTTACCGGGTGCTGACCTACGACAGCCTGGTAACGGGTCACCCCTGGGCGGTCTTATACGGCGACCTGGTGGTGGGCGACCTTTTGGACGCCGCCAAACTGGAAGCGGTTATCCGGGACTTCCGGCCCGATGCCGTCATGCACTTTGCCGCCCACATCGTCGTCCCCGAGTCCGTGGCCCAGCCCTTGAAGTATTACATAAACAATGTACAAGGCACTCTGAATCTCCTCGCCTGTATGCAGAAGAGCGGCGTTAATAAGCTCATTTTCTCTTCCAGCGCCGCCGTCTACGGCATCCCGGAGCGCATCCCGGTGCCGGAAGAAGCCCCCCTGCACCCCATCAACCCTTACGGCCACAGCAAGGCCATGGTGGAGAGGATACTGCAGGACCTGTCCGCCGCCGGTGGGATAACCTACGTATCCCTCCGGTATTTCAATGTTGCCGGTGCCGACCGGGACGGGAGAATTGGCGAGGGGAAAGAAGACGCCACCCACCTCATCACACTGGCTACCCGGACGGCGGCGGGCAAGAGACCTTATTTAAGCGTCTTCGGCACGGACTATCCCACCCCGGACGGCACCTGCATACGCGACTATATCCACGTCGAGGACCTGGCGGCAGCCCACGTCCTGGCCCTGGAGTACCTTTTGGACGGCGGGAAGAGCGAGGTGTTCAACTGCGGCTACGGCCGGGGCTACTCCGTCCTGGAGGTGATTGCAGCGGCCAAAAAGGTGACCGGTGTAGACTTCCCGGTGCGCTACGAAGGCCGGCGGCCGGGCGACCCGCCGGCTCTGGTGGCCGACGCCAGGAAAATCCGCGAGCGCCTGGGCTGGGTACCGGCTTACGACAACCTGGAGGGCATTATCTATTCCGCCTGGCAGTGGGAACGGAAGAGGAATAGCGTCCCGGCTAGGCCCGCGACTATCTCAACCAGGCGGTGA
- a CDS encoding GNAT family N-acetyltransferase, giving the protein MNDIKLLFNGIKTKLKQNGIDIAELNLEFTADAYADSWWEPNPDEGYIYTYSGKIFLQKSWSEIDARKNIGEFRCLFIDNERALEQDNLFYIIDAHSSDLVTAVTPLLEEGTWKIKNEYLENMNGFGILYIERLFIKPEYRDKGIGKAIFPVICSFLGRGAAAVTVIPTPFDEKGKTKLDKNDPSYAKKIGGLKNFLSFFGFSLVDKENNVYARPLPL; this is encoded by the coding sequence GTGAATGATATTAAACTACTCTTTAATGGTATAAAAACAAAGCTAAAACAAAACGGTATTGATATTGCTGAGCTTAATTTGGAATTTACCGCTGATGCATATGCTGACTCTTGGTGGGAGCCTAACCCTGATGAAGGTTATATTTATACATATTCCGGCAAAATATTTTTGCAAAAATCGTGGTCTGAGATAGATGCGAGAAAAAATATAGGGGAGTTTAGGTGTTTATTTATCGATAATGAAAGGGCGCTAGAACAGGATAACCTTTTTTACATTATAGATGCTCATAGCAGTGATTTGGTTACGGCAGTTACTCCTTTACTGGAAGAAGGAACCTGGAAGATTAAGAATGAATACCTTGAGAATATGAATGGGTTTGGAATATTGTATATTGAGCGTTTGTTTATTAAACCTGAATACCGCGATAAAGGTATCGGTAAAGCAATATTTCCAGTAATTTGCTCGTTCTTAGGGAGGGGTGCTGCTGCTGTAACTGTAATTCCCACACCATTTGATGAGAAAGGAAAAACAAAATTGGATAAAAATGACCCTTCATATGCTAAAAAGATAGGTGGGTTAAAGAATTTCTTAAGCTTTTTTGGCTTTAGTCTAGTTGATAAAGAAAATAACGTTTATGCACGACCTTTACCTCTTTAG
- a CDS encoding Rpn family recombination-promoting nuclease/putative transposase, whose protein sequence is MPVDHDRLFKELLTTFFREFMELFFPAAHTLIDYTDTKFLTQEVITDITAGDKHYVDILAEVKIKGEDGCVLVHIEPQAYRQADFARRMFIYFSRLYEKHQKRVLPIAVFAHDSKVEETNRHEVEFPFLKVL, encoded by the coding sequence ATGCCCGTTGATCACGACCGCCTGTTCAAGGAACTGCTGACCACCTTTTTCCGGGAGTTTATGGAGCTCTTCTTCCCTGCGGCCCATACCTTAATCGATTATACAGATACCAAGTTTTTAACCCAGGAGGTTATTACCGATATTACCGCCGGCGACAAACACTACGTTGATATCCTGGCGGAAGTTAAAATCAAAGGAGAAGACGGCTGCGTCCTGGTCCATATCGAGCCCCAGGCCTACCGGCAAGCCGACTTCGCCCGGCGCATGTTTATTTACTTCAGCAGGCTTTACGAAAAACACCAGAAAAGAGTACTCCCCATCGCCGTCTTTGCCCATGACAGCAAGGTAGAAGAAACAAACCGGCACGAAGTAGAGTTTCCTTTTCTCAAGGTGCTGTAG
- a CDS encoding DUF4351 domain-containing protein, which yields MDYSPRERVQVKIEFLRLLTRMQLDPARMELITAFFDSYLVLNAEEEKSLQEKLSEELQPEEVQRVMELTTSWHLKGWQQGRQEGRQEILLRQLRKRLGTTSPEVEAKIKTLSAEQLDDLAEKILDITSEAELHRILAIKH from the coding sequence ATGGACTATTCGCCCCGGGAGCGGGTACAGGTAAAGATCGAGTTTTTGCGCCTGTTGACCCGGATGCAGTTAGACCCGGCGCGGATGGAACTGATAACCGCTTTTTTTGACAGCTACCTGGTGTTGAACGCCGAAGAAGAAAAATCTCTGCAAGAGAAGTTGTCGGAAGAACTCCAACCCGAGGAGGTGCAAAGGGTCATGGAATTAACCACATCCTGGCATTTAAAAGGCTGGCAGCAGGGCCGGCAGGAAGGCCGGCAGGAAATACTCTTAAGACAGCTAAGGAAACGCCTTGGTACCACGTCTCCGGAAGTGGAAGCGAAGATAAAGACTTTATCAGCGGAGCAGCTAGATGACCTGGCTGAAAAGATACTTGACATCACCAGCGAAGCTGAATTGCATAGAATCCTCGCCATTAAACATTGA
- a CDS encoding GDP-mannose 4,6-dehydratase: MATRTAAGKRPYLSVFGTAYPTPDGTCIRDYIHVEDLAAAHVLALEALKQGSPTAAYNLGSGRGYSVLEVIRAAEKVTGQKVPYRVGPRRPGDPAVLVASAEKAMAELGWRPRYTELEDIIATAWQWHRRRPRGFKGLVIRGS; encoded by the coding sequence CTGGCTACCCGGACGGCAGCGGGTAAGAGACCTTATTTAAGCGTCTTTGGCACGGCCTACCCTACCCCTGACGGCACCTGCATCCGGGACTACATCCACGTCGAGGACCTGGCGGCAGCCCACGTCCTGGCCCTGGAAGCCCTGAAGCAGGGCAGCCCCACGGCGGCCTATAACCTGGGCAGCGGCCGGGGCTATTCGGTACTGGAGGTAATCCGGGCGGCGGAAAAGGTGACAGGGCAGAAAGTACCTTACCGTGTCGGTCCCCGGCGGCCCGGCGACCCGGCGGTGCTGGTAGCATCGGCAGAAAAAGCCATGGCGGAGTTAGGCTGGCGGCCGCGGTATACAGAACTGGAGGACATCATTGCTACTGCCTGGCAGTGGCACCGCCGCAGGCCGCGGGGATTTAAAGGTTTAGTTATACGAGGGTCATAG
- a CDS encoding glycosyltransferase family 4 protein, giving the protein MTNTKGRVLYLATVYTHLAAFHLPFMQLLHGKGYEVHAAASSDQGRKKEVEAIGVRCWEIPFSRSPYSLKNWRAFRELGRLLEYYRFDLIHVHTPVASFLGRYLARATGQRPVLYTAHGFHFYQGASLRNWLLYYPAERLAARWTDGLIVMNREDYDSAIKMGFRPGENLFYVHGVGVDVDKFNSIVSSRSLRDKLGLKADDIVITCIAELIPRKNHLFLLKAWSRLTKKICSAHLLLVGDGVLRQALECWVNGKSVSRVHFLGFRRDIPQLVQEANIVVLVSRHEGLPRSLMEAMAAGKPVVASNVRGNRDLVDHGRTGFLVELGDVEGLAGYLELLARDENLRLALGRAGREKIGDYSLDKVLAEMDAVYSRYLPS; this is encoded by the coding sequence TTGACTAACACAAAAGGCAGAGTTCTGTATTTAGCCACCGTTTACACCCACCTGGCCGCTTTTCACCTGCCTTTCATGCAGCTTTTGCACGGTAAAGGATATGAGGTGCACGCGGCAGCCTCCTCTGATCAGGGGAGAAAGAAAGAGGTGGAGGCTATAGGTGTGAGATGCTGGGAGATCCCTTTTTCCCGCTCGCCCTATAGCCTTAAAAATTGGCGCGCTTTCAGGGAATTAGGCCGGCTGTTGGAATACTATCGGTTTGATCTCATCCATGTTCACACCCCGGTAGCCAGTTTTTTGGGGAGATATCTAGCTAGGGCTACAGGCCAGAGGCCTGTGCTCTATACCGCCCACGGCTTCCACTTTTACCAGGGTGCGTCTTTACGGAACTGGCTCCTTTACTACCCTGCCGAGCGGCTGGCTGCCCGCTGGACGGACGGGCTGATAGTGATGAATAGGGAAGATTACGATAGTGCCATTAAAATGGGTTTCAGGCCGGGGGAGAACCTATTTTATGTACACGGTGTAGGAGTAGATGTTGACAAATTCAACAGCATAGTTTCCTCTAGGAGTTTACGTGATAAATTGGGTTTAAAAGCGGACGATATTGTTATAACTTGTATAGCGGAATTGATACCAAGAAAAAATCACCTCTTTCTGCTAAAGGCCTGGTCAAGACTTACTAAGAAGATATGTTCCGCTCATCTTTTATTGGTAGGTGATGGTGTTCTCCGCCAGGCATTGGAGTGCTGGGTAAATGGAAAAAGTGTAAGTAGGGTTCATTTTCTTGGTTTTCGTCGGGATATACCTCAGCTTGTCCAGGAGGCAAATATCGTCGTCCTTGTTTCCCGGCATGAAGGCCTCCCCAGATCCCTCATGGAAGCAATGGCTGCGGGGAAGCCGGTGGTGGCGAGCAACGTGCGCGGCAACCGAGATCTGGTAGACCACGGCCGGACGGGCTTCCTGGTGGAGCTGGGCGATGTAGAGGGGCTGGCTGGCTATTTGGAACTGCTGGCCCGGGATGAAAACCTGCGCCTGGCCTTAGGCAGAGCGGGCCGGGAGAAGATTGGCGATTATTCCCTTGACAAAGTGCTCGCCGAGATGGATGCTGTTTACAGCCGCTATTTACCAAGCTAG
- a CDS encoding protein-export chaperone SecB — translation MIDKSIESHLIFRGYKVLYLSYKLNQNFKSQKNKSIPLDFKVRTESTVDETNNEITVDLFCNIFEEGPEKDNPFHLKVNLRGWFKASSSVEKNELYRYAEINAPAILFPFLRTVVSSVTMAANVPPVILPLVNINRLNEIQKQ, via the coding sequence ATGATAGACAAGTCTATAGAGAGCCATTTGATTTTTCGTGGGTATAAAGTTTTATATTTATCTTATAAGTTGAATCAGAACTTTAAATCACAGAAGAATAAGTCTATACCGCTTGACTTCAAAGTACGGACTGAATCAACTGTTGATGAAACAAATAATGAGATTACCGTTGATTTATTTTGTAATATATTTGAAGAAGGCCCCGAAAAAGATAACCCATTTCACTTAAAAGTTAATTTACGGGGCTGGTTTAAAGCCAGTTCTTCTGTTGAAAAAAATGAATTGTATCGTTATGCAGAAATTAACGCTCCGGCTATTCTTTTTCCCTTCTTAAGAACAGTTGTTTCTAGTGTTACTATGGCTGCAAATGTTCCACCTGTAATACTCCCATTAGTTAACATCAATCGTTTAAATGAGATTCAAAAACAATAG
- a CDS encoding topoisomerase DNA-binding C4 zinc finger domain-containing protein has protein sequence MEQYRLPGERVETATVHRFQGNEKDVIIFDLVDSPPFQIGKLLSGGWGSEAMRLFNVACTRAKGKLVIVAHHDYLSQKAPAGDSLATLLQYLEQHGKIMDARMVVQDYADPAVKIALGAVMPARRQLGNPEGATHFNEGNFYPAFLEDLRDAAGEVVIFSPFIAERRLADVITPLRRLVDRGVLVLVVTRERHESNQVTEELIRQLSTIGIKVLRRRGLHEKLAFVDRKIAWFGSLNILSHSRSSEVMIRFSQPELVVRLMELSGTVYLLKQEERRSVQKHRLTELADALKKRMAFPSCPLCGGTTGLRTGKHGPFFGCASFRNGGCKGLINIPRRVLELAVQDLELTCPHCGGKVVLKSGRNGAFLGCSRYPDCRWTDSF, from the coding sequence GTGGAGCAATACAGGCTTCCCGGGGAAAGAGTTGAAACGGCAACCGTGCACAGGTTCCAGGGCAACGAGAAAGATGTTATTATCTTCGACCTGGTGGATAGTCCCCCATTTCAGATTGGGAAGCTTCTCTCTGGCGGCTGGGGCTCCGAAGCTATGCGCTTGTTCAATGTGGCCTGCACCCGGGCCAAAGGCAAGTTGGTGATAGTGGCCCACCATGACTATCTGAGCCAAAAAGCTCCTGCGGGTGATTCCCTGGCTACCCTGCTGCAGTATCTGGAGCAGCACGGCAAGATCATGGACGCCCGTATGGTGGTCCAGGATTACGCCGACCCGGCGGTTAAGATCGCACTGGGGGCAGTTATGCCGGCACGCCGGCAGCTGGGAAATCCCGAAGGTGCTACGCACTTCAATGAAGGAAATTTTTACCCTGCTTTTCTGGAAGATTTGCGTGACGCCGCCGGAGAAGTAGTTATATTTAGCCCTTTCATCGCCGAGCGACGCCTGGCGGACGTAATCACTCCTTTGCGGCGCCTGGTAGACCGCGGGGTACTGGTACTGGTGGTAACCAGGGAGCGGCATGAGTCCAACCAGGTTACGGAGGAATTAATTCGTCAGTTATCTACAATAGGTATTAAAGTGTTGCGCCGCAGGGGCCTGCATGAGAAGCTCGCCTTCGTGGATCGGAAGATCGCCTGGTTCGGCAGCTTGAACATTCTTTCCCACAGCCGGAGCAGTGAGGTGATGATCCGGTTCTCCCAGCCGGAGCTGGTGGTGAGGCTGATGGAACTCTCAGGTACGGTGTACCTGCTTAAGCAAGAGGAACGGCGGTCTGTACAAAAGCACCGCCTTACCGAGTTGGCTGATGCTCTAAAGAAGCGGATGGCGTTTCCTTCCTGTCCATTGTGCGGTGGTACCACCGGGCTCAGAACAGGCAAGCATGGGCCCTTCTTTGGCTGTGCTTCCTTCCGGAATGGCGGTTGTAAAGGCTTGATTAACATCCCGCGTCGGGTACTGGAACTGGCGGTTCAGGACCTGGAGCTTACCTGTCCGCATTGTGGGGGGAAGGTTGTCCTCAAATCTGGCCGCAACGGGGCATTCCTGGGCTGCAGCCGGTACCCGGACTGCCGCTGGACTGATTCCTTTTAA
- a CDS encoding NAD-dependent epimerase/dehydratase family protein, whose product MTSALYHCVISTPLGRRRQGILGTAVRDYIHVEDLAEAHVLALEALEQGSPKVTYLSWAAAGAIRSWR is encoded by the coding sequence ATGACTTCCGCGCTATATCACTGCGTTATTTCAACGCCGCTGGGGCGTCGCCGGCAGGGGATATTGGGCACGGCGGTGCGGGACTACATCCACGTCGAGGACCTGGCGGAAGCCCATGTCCTGGCTCTGGAAGCCCTGGAGCAGGGCAGCCCCAAGGTAACCTATCTATCCTGGGCAGCGGCCGGGGCTATTCGGTCCTGGAGGTAA
- a CDS encoding ElyC/SanA/YdcF family protein, whose protein sequence is MIIVLSGEQGERVATGVKLYREGLAPRLLMTGGPVKWNVAAADIMADQAKFLGVPEKDIVLEKWAISTYENSLYSLMALGPGDRSGGPGYPYVISMPPGYRRQGILGRAVRDYIHVDDLAAAHVLALEALEQGSPTAAYNLGSGRGYSVLEVIRTAEKVTGKKVPCRVGPRRPGDQAVLVASAEKAMAELGWRPRYTELEDIIATAWQWHCRRPRGYSQGYSPAGR, encoded by the coding sequence GTGATTATTGTCCTCTCGGGTGAACAGGGCGAGCGGGTGGCAACGGGGGTAAAGCTCTACCGGGAAGGCCTGGCTCCAAGGCTTCTGATGACCGGCGGCCCCGTAAAATGGAACGTAGCAGCGGCTGACATCATGGCCGACCAGGCAAAATTCCTGGGGGTACCGGAAAAGGATATCGTCCTTGAAAAGTGGGCTATCAGCACCTATGAAAACTCCCTTTACAGCCTTATGGCTCTAGGACCGGGGGATAGAAGTGGTGGGCCTGGATATCCTTATGTTATTTCAATGCCGCCGGGGTATCGCCGGCAGGGGATATTGGGGAGGGCGGTGCGGGACTACATCCACGTCGACGACCTGGCGGCGGCCCACGTCCTGGCCCTGGAAGCCCTGGAGCAGGGCAGCCCCACGGCGGCCTATAACCTTGGCAGCGGCCGGGGCTATTCGGTCCTGGAGGTAATCCGGACGGCTGAAAAAGTAACGGGGAAAAAGGTGCCCTGCCGTGTCGGTCCCCGGCGGCCCGGCGACCAGGCGGTGCTGGTAGCCTCGGCAGAAAAAGCCATGGCGGAGTTAGGCTGGCGGCCGCGGTATACAGAACTGGAGGACATCATTGCTACGGCCTGGCAGTGGCACTGCCGCAGGCCGCGGGGATATTCTCAAGGGTACTCGCCGGCGGGCCGGTGA
- a CDS encoding type II toxin-antitoxin system VapC family toxin produces the protein MVDTNIIIYTLAGVKAAVWAMKKLEDDDIEVYYSTIVEAELFSFHELTLEQKSKIRGILDIGEIVDVDSKVALKAAELRALSKKDYNRKLKLPDAIVAATALLLSAVLVTRNVEDFKHLRRHGLHLYNPFEHEEDNSQRFVSELEQN, from the coding sequence GTGGTCGATACTAACATAATTATTTATACCCTGGCAGGAGTAAAAGCAGCAGTTTGGGCAATGAAGAAACTAGAAGACGACGATATAGAAGTCTATTATTCAACAATAGTCGAGGCAGAGCTGTTTTCATTCCATGAACTAACTCTTGAACAAAAATCAAAGATAAGAGGTATTTTGGATATAGGAGAAATAGTGGATGTTGATTCTAAGGTCGCTCTTAAAGCCGCCGAATTACGCGCCCTTAGTAAAAAGGATTATAATCGTAAGCTAAAATTACCAGATGCCATCGTTGCAGCTACAGCCTTATTATTATCGGCTGTTTTAGTCACACGGAATGTTGAAGATTTCAAACATCTTCGCAGGCATGGTCTACATTTATACAATCCTTTTGAACATGAGGAAGATAATAGTCAACGGTTTGTTAGTGAATTAGAACAAAACTGA